A single genomic interval of Aphidius gifuensis isolate YNYX2018 linkage group LG6, ASM1490517v1, whole genome shotgun sequence harbors:
- the LOC122858845 gene encoding phosphoglycolate phosphatase 1A, chloroplastic-like has translation MEKPVDLKKLSNEDIKNFLDSFDTVLSDCDGVLWLLNSPISGAFDALKNLEKLGKKILFVSNNNLSTVDDYLKKFEMMGYNAKPEQIVIPSIVILEHLLSINFEGKALVIGSPAFKKILSDGGIDVVSEPSVIDEVNTIRDVAKNIPEVKAVIFDCDLNLNYAKIMQAAVHVERDDVLFFVGPMDKKLPVAPSLTLIGPGFFAEMVIDHCGKSPIEYSKPSELLRIYLTKNYSLNNPNRCLFIGDSLSNDMKFAQSAGFQKLWVGSGVDSLGSEQTLEPNDRPDFYLPDLGVLGDLINHINN, from the exons atggAAAAAccagttgatttaaaaaaattatcaaatgaagatataaaaaattttttagattcatTTGATACTGTTTTAAGTGATTGCGATG GTGTTTTGTGGCTATTAAATTCTCCAATTTCTGGTGCATTTGATGCACttaaaaatttggaaaaacttggaaaaaagattttatttgtttctaataataatctttCAACTGtcgatgattatttaaaaaaatttgagatgATGGGATACAATGCAAAGCCA gaACAAATTGTGATACCATCAATAGTTATTCTTGAGCATTTGTTGAGTATAAATTTCGAGGGAAAAGCGTTGGTGATTGGAAGTCCagcattcaaaaaaatactttctgATGGTGGAATTGATGTTGTGTCTGAG ccATCTGTTATTGATGAGGTGAATACAATTAGAGATGTTGCGAAAAATATACCAGAAGTTAAAGCAGTTATATTTGATTGTGATCTAAATCTTAATTATGCAAAAATAATGCAAGCTGCTGTTCATGTAGAACGTgatgatgttttattttttgttggacCAATGGACAAAAAACTTCCAGTTGCACCATCACTAACACTcattg gCCCTGGATTCTTTGCAGAAATGGTTATTGATCACTGTGGAAAAAGCCcaattgaatattcaaaacCAAGTGAATTACTTCGAATTTATTTGacgaaaaattattctttaaataatccaaataGATGTCTTTTCATTGGTGATTc attatcAAATGATATGAAATTTGCACAAAGTGCAGGATTTCAAAAGTTATGGGTTGGCTCAGGAGTAGACTCATTAGGTTCTGAACAAACTCTTGAACCAAATGATAGACCAGATTTTTATCTTCCAGATTTAGGAGTTCTTGGggatttaattaatcatattaataattaa
- the LOC122858846 gene encoding uncharacterized protein LOC122858846 isoform X2, which yields MASQVAVRISEAHYLLFEPILKKMEVNSFFGILDLRVGAIIVAVIQLILTGALSYKEEWIFGTFYFIMGILLIIGAALDRKHWAVPWLVVTFLFEIFLIPFMIIDFLAIQPRILIENSFSFLFHLIGFSIVYSYYKTVHVVPIVVDDPV from the exons atggcATCACAAGTAGCAGTTCGTATTTCGGAGGCACACTATTTACTATTCGAGcctattttgaaaaaa atggaagttaatagtttttttggtATCCTTGATCTACGTGTTGGAGCAATCATTGTTGCTGTAATTCAACTT aTTTTGACTGGTGCATTGTCTTATAAGGAAGAATGGATTTTTGGAACTTTTTACTTCATCATGGGCATTCTATTGATAATAGGAGCTGCTttg gaTCGAAAACATTGGGCAGTCCCCTGGTTAGTAGTTACATTCCTTTTTGAGATCTTCTTGATTCCTTTCATGATCATTGATTTCTTGGCGATTCAGCCTAGaatattgattgaaaattcattttcatttc tttttCACTTGATTGGATTTTCCATTGTCTACAGTTACTACAAGACCGTTCATGTCGTGCCAATAGTAGTAGATGATCCTGTTTAA
- the LOC122858846 gene encoding uncharacterized protein LOC122858846 isoform X1, which yields MASQVAGILESIHSIFRPILSKIEVNSFFGILDLRVGAIIIAIIQLVVGCAGLLDFHIPMLNGIFSIIVGVLLIISAVINQRVLTIPWLILMFIFEFFLIVMMVINLLHFKSEFPGLFLENLFLFLFYLIGYSIVYSFYMKMNDLPTVNPA from the exons atggCATCACAAGTAGCTGGTATTTTGGAATCAATCCATTCAATATTCAGACCTATTTTGAGTAAA atagaagttaatagtttttttggtATCCTTGATCTACGTGTTGGagcaattattattgctataaTTCAACTT GTAGTGGGATGTGCAGGATTACTTGATTTTCATATTCCTATGTTGAAtggaattttttcaattattgttggtgttttgttaataataagtGCTGTTAtt aaTCAAAGAGTTTTGACAATACCATGGTTAATATTgatgtttatatttgaatttttcttgattGTTATGATGGTCATAAATCTGTTACACTTTAAAAGTGAATTTCCAGgattatttttggaaaatttattcttatttC tcttTTACTTGATTGGATACTCTATTGTCTACAGTTTCTACATGAAGATGAATGATTTGCCAACCGTAAATCCTGCCTAA
- the LOC122859682 gene encoding decorin-like encodes MTNQLVFANNERVCKIVNNDYKICTESNVLVSVSEWSENNQVKKFNKSLEIDARGISSITPNAFKNLKITQLDITFNGATINLEPESFDGLRWLKKLRFSYGNITLKKNLFKSIKSLNSLSLPINQSGQVLSETLNDFDNLKYLEIDNCNLGEINPYYFGASGLNYLKLLRLDYNKINQIDPYAFAEIDQSIELLSLTFNELKSVKSKSFGELNTTVLYLSNNLIDTIEDGAFENSHIGDIYLFFNFDITVDKAAWKIPESTHVFQNNTDQSKDID; translated from the exons atgacaaa tcAATTAGTTTTTGCAAACAATGAACGTGTttgtaaaattgttaataacgaTTACAAAATTTGTACTGAGTCAAATGTACTTGTTTCGGTGTCTGAATGGagtgaaaataatcaagtaaaaaaatttaataaatcacttGAAATAGATGCTCGTGGTATTTCATCAATAACACcaaatgcatttaaaaatttgaaaataacacAGCTTGATATAACGTTCAATGGAGCAACAATTAATTTAGAGCCAGAATCATTTGATGGTCTACGTTggctaaaaaaattacgatttTCTTATGGAAATAtaacgttgaaaaaaaatttatttaaatcaattaaatcactAAATTCTCTGTCGTTACCAATCAATCAATCTGGCCAAGTATTATCAGAAACattaaatgattttgataatttaaaatatttagaaattgaTAATTGCAATTTGGGTGAAATAAATCCATATTATTTTGGAGCATC TggattgaattatttaaaattactgagATTagattacaataaaataaatcaaattgatCCTTATGCATTTGCAGAAATCGATCAATCGattgaattattatctttgacttttaatgaattaaaaagtgTTAAAAGTAAGTCATTTGGAGAACTCAATACAACTGTTTTATatctttcaaataatttaattgataccATTGAAGATGGAGCTTTTGAAAATTCACATATTggagatatttatttattttttaattttgatattactGTTGACAAAGCTGCCTGGAAAATTCCAGAATCAACTCatgtatttcaaaataatactgATCAATCCAAGGACATCGACTAA
- the LOC122858847 gene encoding mitochondrial amidoxime-reducing component 1-like → MKIYMSWRLGIVSCGATVAVVLIFWKRFKNPSIDIKKKSENCAVKKSLEESKLPLDKKISKNNNDKYIEELPEPRWIKVGEIKELFYYPLKSGRGKNLNNCEFTDFGIAVNDDGKLTLKDRMFLVYNEENGKFITGRNHPTLILVSLSAVDNKRVKLEAVGMQSLTFELLPENSKNIDENIECSMWWGEKVKCIDCGDAPAEWISRFLTGTDSGLRIGLAPSERCRDLSNGPWERFTKVYDTLRNEDTGYFSDLTSYMLMTESSLDELNSRLENPTLSLQYRPNIVVSGTEAFDEDEWEWIKIGDDVVIRNVKPCPRCKMIKINPETAEVNPKEPFETLQSFRAQTDKNKIKVDGKAPLLGIYCGLYLPGNVKIGDDVFIHSSKTVCTTSV, encoded by the exons atgaaaatatacatg agTTGGAGGTTAGGCATTGTGAGCTGTGGAGCAACTGTAgctgttgttttaattttttggaaacgttttaaaaatccatcaattgacattaaaaaaaaatctgaaaattGTGCTGTTAAAAAATCACTGGAAGAATCTAAATTAccattagataaaaaaatttccaaaaataataatgataaatatattgaagaaTTGCCTGAACCAAGATGGATCAAAGTCGGCGAAATAAAAgagcttttttattatccacTTAAATCGGGTcgtggaaaaaatttaaataattgtgaatTTACAGATTTTGGTATAGCTGTAAATGACGATGGAAAGCTAACATTAAAAGACAG AATGTTTTTAGTTTACAATGAAgaaaatggtaaatttataacaGGAAGAAATCATCCAACATTGATACTCGTTAGTTTATCagctgttgataataaaagagTTAAATTAGAAGCTGTTGGAATGCAATCATtaacatttgaattattaccagaaaatagcaaaaatattgatgaaaatattgagtGCAGTATGTGGTGGGGTGAAAAAGTTAAATGCATTGATTGCGGTGATGCTCCAGCTGAATGGATAtcaag aTTTCTTACTGGTACTGATTCGGGTTTGAGAATTGGCTTGGCACCATCAGAGAGATGTAGAGATTTATCAAATGGTCCATGGGAACGTTTTACAAAAGTTTATGATACACTGAGAAATGAAGACACT gGATATTTTTCAGATTTGACAAGCTACATGTTGATGACTGAATCTTCATTGGATGAATTAAATAGTCGACTTGAAAATCCAACATTGTCTCTTCAATATCGTCCAAATATTGTTGTCAGTGGAACTGAAGCTTTTGATGAAGACGAGTGGGAATGGATTAAAATAGGCGATGATGTTGTCATTAGAAATGTCAAGCCTTGTCCACG ttgTAAAATGATCAAAATAAATCCTGAAACAGCTGAAGTCAACCCAAAAGAACCATTTGAAACTCTGCAATCATTCAGAGCTCaaacagataaaaataaaattaaagttgaTGGTAAAGCTCCATTGTTAGGAATTTATTGTGGCTTATATTTACCTGGAAATGTCAAAATTGGAGATGacgtttttattcattcatcaaAAACAGTATGCACAACAagtgtttga
- the LOC122858850 gene encoding alpha-N-acetylglucosaminidase yields MTGRSILLFILLSFVLNSTAKLKKHDGFEKTLGHLKPKSSADDQQKAAFNLIERIVKNNSKLFSVIVDPTRSPEGKDKFTITKNQLGQIQVLANSGVAAAWGFHYYIKNYCNAHISWEGQQIELPNSLPDVDITVTSKDRFRYYQNVCTVGYSSTWWSWNQWEKNIDWMALNGINFALAFHGQEAIWKKIYLDLKLSQSEIDEHFGGTAFLPWSRMGNIRGWGGPLSESWHEHTINLQHKILTRMRQLGIIPILPAFAGHVPQAFSRIYQNSNFTKIDCWNDFEDKYCCPLLLSPTDPLFNELGQKFLRTYIDEFGTDHVYNCDTFNENEPPSGELESLKEIGAAVYKAMVDVDPQAIWVMQGWLFVHQVLFWTEPRVEAFVTSVPLGKMIVLDLQSEQFPQYERFKSYYGQPYIWCMLHNFGGTLGLFGSAGIINERVIKARNMNNSTMIGTGLTPEGINQNYVIYELMNEMAYRSKSVNLDDWFENYATRRYGAWNEYASKAWITLGNTVYNFDGIERVRGHYVITKRPSLKIKPWTWYDKEEMLSAWDNLIKARYGRGNSSLYKHDIVDITRQSLQLIADDIYENIVDANNKKNITNLKIYSSMLLEIFDDLENILASSDNFLLGKWINDAKLLGTNDDEKKLYEFNAKNQITLWGPGGEIIDYANKQWSGVMSDYFKARWMVFLEALDKSVSQNLPLQYDEVVEKMFTLVEKPFSSSYKNYPIEPQGNSVDIAVFLNNKWRNRKISSKNRKKLSKLRKNAE; encoded by the exons ATGACCGGAAGaagtattttattgtttattttattgtcttttgtattaaattcaactgcaaagttaaaaaaacacgatg GCTTTGAAAAAACACTTGGACATTTAAAGCCAAAATCTTCAGCTGATGATCAACAAAAAGCtgcttttaatttaatcgaaagaattgttaaaaataattcaaaattatttagtgtTATTGTTGATCCAACACGAAGCCCAGAAGGAAAAGACAAATTTAca ataacaaaaaatcaattggGACAAATTCAAGTACTAGCAAATTCAGGTGTTGCTGCTGCATGGggatttcattattatattaaaaattattgcaatGCTCATATTTCATGGGAAGGTCAACAAATTGAATTGCCAAATTCTTTACCAGATGTCGATATAACTGTAACATCAAAAGACAG aTTTcgttattatcaaaatgtcTGTACAGTTGGCTACAGTTCAACCTGGTGGTCATGGAATCAgtgggaaaaaaatattgattggaTGGCACTTAATGGAATTAATTTTGCTCTTGCATTTCATGGCCAAGAGgcaatatggaaaaaaatttatctcgaCTTGAAACTGAGTCAGTCAGAAATTGATGAACACTTTGGTGGAACAGCATTTTTACCAtg gtCAAGAATGGGAAACATACGAGGATGGGGAGGACCATTGTCTGAGTCTTGGCATGaacatacaattaatttacagcataaaattttaacacgAATGAGACAACTTGGAATAATTCCAATTCTACCTGCATTTGCTGGACATGTACCACAAGCATTTTCaagaatttatcaaaattcaaattttactaAAATTGATTGTTGGAATGATTTTGAAGATAAATATTGCTG CCCATTATTGCTGTCACCAACGGATCCATTGTTCAACGAGCTTGGTCAAAAATTTCTTCGTACT tataTTGATGAGTTTGGAACTGATCATGTTTACAATTGTGATACATTCAATGAAAATGAACCACCAAGTGGTGAATTGGAATCATTAAAAGAAATTGGTGCAGCTGTTTATAAAGCTATGGTTGATGTTGATCCACAAGCAATTtg ggTAATGCAAGGTTGGTTATTTGTTCATCAAGTTCTCTTTTGGACTGAGCCAAGAGTCGAAGCATTCGTAACATCTGTTCCTCtg GGAAAAATGATTGTCTTGGATCTTCAATCAGAACAATTTCCACAATATGAAAGATTTAAATCATACTACGGACAGCCATACATTTGGTGTATGTTACACAATTTTGGTGGAACACTTGGTTTATTTGGTTCTGCTGGTATCATCAACgag CGAGTTATCAAGGCAAGAAATATGAATAATAGTACAATGATTGGAACCGGACTAACACCTGAAGGTATCAATCAAAATTACGTGATATACGAGCTCATGAATGAGATGGCATACAGAAGTAAATCTGTTAATCTTGATGActg gTTTGAAAATTATGCAACAAGAAGATACGGTGCTTGGAATGAATATGCATCAAAAGCTTGGATAACTTTAGGTAATactgtttataattttgatgggATTGAACGTGTACGAGGACATTATGTCATCACCAAAAGACCAAGTTTAAAAATCAAGCCTTgg aCTTGGTATGATAAAGAAGAAATGTTATCTGCTTGGGATAATTTAATAAAGGCAAGATATGGCAGAGGTAATTCAAGTTTATACAAAcatgatattgttgatataaCTAGACAATCACTTCAATTAATTGCTGatgatatttatgaaaatattgttgatgcaaataataaaaaaaatataacaaatttgaaaatatattcgtCAATgttacttgaaatatttgatgatttagaaaatatacttGCATcaagtgataattttttattaggaAAATGGATTAATGATGCTAAGTTATTAGGCactaatgatgatgaaaaaaagttgtatGAATTTAATGCTAAAAATCAGATTACATTGTGGGGACCAGGTGgagaaattattgattatgcTAATAAACAGTGGTCTGGTGTTATGTCGGATTATTTTAAAGCTCGTTGGATGGTTTTTTTAGAAGCTCTTGATAAATCTGTTAGTCAAAATTTACCACTTCAATATGATgaagttgttgaaaaaatgtttacaCTTGTTGAAAAACCATTTTCGAGttcttataaaaattatccaatTGAACCTCAAg gtAATTCAGTGGATATtgcagtttttttaaataataaatggagaaatagaaaaattagttcaaaaaatcgtaaaaaattatcaaaattaagaaaaaatgctgaataa